CCTGGTCCGCATAAACGGATTGTTTGCGCAGGTGCGTGCTCGCAGAAGCGAGGATttcgaccgcagaagcggttggtctGCATTAGTGCCTTCCGAAGATGCGGTTGTTTGACCACAAAAGCGGTGCCGCAAAAGCGCCTAAATGAGCCGCAAAAGTGAGAATGCCCGGGCAATTTATTTAAAATGATGGTTCCGagattttcaccatttttaacaTTTCAAGCTCGGAATTAGGATTTTTGAGGggtttcttgaggtaagtcacttgtgctcatttttattcaataatcTTGTTTCCCCATTGATTTTCCTACCTAGATTGTGTAgttttgaggtgaaatttgggaatttGAGACGAGGGATTTGTagagtttgatttggggatttgagtggcgatttggtgttggattttggtaaatttggtatggttggactcgtggttgaatgggctttCGGGTTTTATGACTTTTATCGAGttttgagatgtgggctcggggctGACTTTTGAGTTGACCTTTTGACTTTGATTTAGAACTTggtattttcttatggaattgattccttcaGCTCGTATTGATTGTATCGAACTATTTTTTattagattcgaggcattcggaggccATTTCACGAGGCAGGGGcgtgttggagtagagatttgcgcAGTtggaggtaagtaacacttctaaacttggtccTGAGGGTAGGAAACCCTGAGTTATGTGTtatatgattggtgttgaggtgatgcacatgctaagtgatgggcatgtgggcgtgcactgtAAGAACCGTGACTAGGTCGATTCTAGGGAGCTCTGTATCGGATTTATCTTGTTGTTATccgtgttttcatcatgtgataaagtaattgagttaccaatcatgctagaaatcatgtttaggctatatgctagtactgttgggacccataatGGTTGTTCCTTCTTGCCTAAAGAAGCAAGAAGAAATGGCTATAGCACTTTTAGTATTCAAAACATGACCTGATTCCGTGAAACTATTCTATTTATACAAATCTAGAATTTTCGGAcaaaaaatgccctttcagaggttctgcggccgcacaattccatatGAGGTCCGCACTTTGCTTCAGTCTTGATAGGATTTGAATCTGCAGCCGCACAATTCTATAATGCGGGTGCGGTCGCACAGGgctcttctgcggaccgcacatttctAGGTCTGGCCGCGTAGCTGACTTCTGCGGCcacacaataattgtgcggttcgcacttcCTTTGAATTTGAAATGAGAACTCTCTGAACATCTACTCTTGCTTAGCTTCTGCGGTCGGACATttcatgtgcggaccacactTTGCACTTGGTCTCTGATAAACTTCATTCACAATTTGCGGCCGCAGATGGAAATTTGCATTTCGCACTTTGAGCTTTTGTGCCTGTTTtttcttgagttggatttcatcttagTGGCTCATTTTTCAATACTCCTGCAACTAAGCATATTTCATTAGTTTTCGGAAATACAATTAAACAATTTTGGACTAAAACGAAagctaaaaggcgctaataagtagtcaaaatccccacttatcaaccaTCTCTCAACGAAGAAAGGAATGTGTCCTATGAATGTTCAGCTCCAAAGCCATGGCCAGCTAAAAGATAACAACAATAAGAAGGATAAAAAGCAAAACAAGTAAACAACAGAAGCAAAAAGCATACAAGTACAGAAAATAAACCACAAATACGGAAGAAGATGCAAGGAACAACTTTGAGATTTCATACTTAAACTGTTTACAAAGGCTCGTGAAGACACCgacaaaaatacacaaaaaagtTAAAAAGAAAACTGCTGGTCATGGCCATCACGGCCTTCAGTGTCCTCGCGAGCTTGGTCTTCAACGGCGTCACCACCTTGACCACCAATACCCTTACCATCTCGATCCCCCTCGCCATCGCTACCTTTGCCCTGAGGATAAGCGGTATCATACTAGGTGTTCTCCTCAAGCCGGTCTACACACTTGTCCCCATCTTTCTCATCAGCCTCAGACGTAGTAGGATCATATCCACAAGCGACTCGAGCATCACGAGCCTTAACACGAGCATCTTCAAGGGAAACCACAAAAACGGACCCCGCAGCATGCAAATCTCGAAATACATCTAACTGGGCCTCGGTATGAATCCATTCTTCATATAACTCCCAAGGTACATTGGGAAAATATGAAATACGGGAAGAGGACGGTTGTGCAAGTAATTGGGCCTTCTCGGCCTCCAAAGCAGCCACTCGATCATGAAGAACGGAGTTATCTTTCTCCAGCTCTCTGATCCTCTCCTTGAGTCGATCTTCCTTACCTCTCGTTATTGATTGATCGTTCTCCCGCTCGGCTCGGAGAGTCCTATTCACCAACTTAAGCATCTCCATCTTCCTTCGAGCATCCAAATGAGAGGACTCCACCTTCTCAAGTTCCTTTTGCTTCTCGGCGATCTCATTATAGAGGGTCTCCAGGTGAAGTCGGCACTCTTCGAACTGCCCCCCACAACTCAACCACTTGAGCTTGAAGGTCACTGTAATGGGCCTCCATGCCCCTGCTAACCTCAAGCTCCTCTTCCCTAATCCTCAACGTCCCCTTAAGACGCTACATTTCTCGATGGCCTGCACCACCTCATCATCCTTCTCTTTCAACTCGTCTCGAAGAGCCTGCATATCGCCGCCTTTGCAAAATTGCCTGCGGTGATTTCGATACTTTCCATGATACTCAAAATACTTATATATTAATTTCACAAAGATTTCTTTATGCCTCTTCTCCCTGCGGGCTCTCTCGATCTCCAAAATCACCGTCTGCAATCATAAAATGTAAAGAGAAGAAAGAAGTCAGAACCAAAAAGACGccctgaaaaacaaaaaaaagaagtcgAAGCACAAACACTCACCCTAAGATCAAGTCCAACAATGCTCCTCGACAAAGCACCATCGTCTATTTCTTTAAGAGTCTTACCCTCTATCTCGGAAAAGAGAGGGCCGAGGGCAAGGACTACCTCCTCGATGTTCACCAATAGATGACGATCCCTGGGGATTGCGATAGTCCTCGTAGACCCCTCCAACCTTATCTCAAGCTGGGTAAGACATTCTTCCCTCATCCTCAGGTCGTCCACATCAATGTCAGAACCTGACTCATCGCCCTCCTCACCGATGTCGTTGCACCTCTCGCTAGTAGGCAAGGAGGTATCTGTGGCTTTCGAGAAGTCGATGCCTCCTCTCGCTGCGAAGGGTCAAGAACGTCAACAACCTTCTCTCAAGTCTTCATAACCGCAGAGGGAAGAGACACATCCACATAGGTTCCTACCGACCTCGCAGCCTCGGAACTCGGCTCGACATCATACCCCACTACAATAGTCATCGTCTCACACAGTGAAGTGTCCCTTTCTGCCAAATCAACGGCCCGGGTGACTCCTTCACCGATATCCACAGACCTCCTCTTTCGAGGTTAGTGATCTCCATCACTAGACAAAGGCTCATAATCCTCGTCAATGAGAGAATATAGAGGAGGAGCCGAAGTCTCCACGGCCGAAGCAGAAACAGAGTCGGATGCGGCAACAGGATGAGTTTGGACAAAGATGGGATCAACCGCAATCGAAATAGGGACGGAAACTAAGGGCATAGTAGCCTTCCTCTTCCGAAACAAGGGTGTGGAGCTCTAGACCTCCTTATAGACCCCCTGGCTGAAGCTAAGGAAAAACAGGAAAAGGGAAAATCAGTGAAGGAAAACCAACAAAGAAATCAAGACGCTAATGGTAAAAAGAAAATTACCAGTCGAAGGGAGAACAGGCCCGAATTTCTTGAAAAAGCTTGGCCATTCACGATTCCCTACGATGTGAGGGAGGAGCCACTCGACCCAGTCAGAAATATCGCGTCCAAAGGAGGAGGCGAGGTCTTGGCTGCAAAAGAAGAAGGCGAGAAGTCAAAATTCAGGATCGAACACGGGAGAGAAACCAAAGTACTTACTAGTATAGTTCCAAGCCTCTAGAAAGTCATTGACATTGGACACAACGTCCTCGGTTCTGACAAAAAAAAAGTTAAACCAGAATTGACAATTGGCCTTagcgtccatcttcaccaccaaacatTTGCCCCCTCGGTGGTGAAGGTTCAGCATCGTTCCCCTATAAAAGTTAGGAGCGAATAGATGAATTAAGTGTAACGGTGTCAGTTCGACCCCAGCCAGCTCAGTAAACTTAGTGAGCATCTTTATAGCTTTATGGATGTACGGCGCAAGCTGAGTAGGACAAACACCGTAGTGATGACATAACTCTTTTACCACCGGAAGTAGGGGAAAAGAATAGCTGACTTGGAAGGGGTAGGTGTAGAGGGCGCAATACCCAGGATGGTGGACCTGTATTGTATCCCCCTCGGTCGGGATCAACTCGATATGATTGAGAAGGCCGAATTTTGCCTTAAGCTCCGCTAATTCCTTCACCATCATCACTGACCGAAAAGCTCCAGGTGCGGTCTCTGGTGTTTTGGTGAAATCGGATCCGGAATCAGGGTTGCGTGGTATTATCTCCTCCACCGACGGGAAGGTTTCATCCTCAATAGTGGCAGGAACACTCTCCCTATGGAAGGGGAACACCACTGCCAATGGAGCAACATGATTCCCCTCTCTAGCCTCAGAAGGTATGTTAGACATGATTCAACGTAAGGAAGAATAATAACAAACGAGAGGGAATGAAGAACAATGTAAGTCGCTGAAACAAAGAAGAGAAATTCGGAGAAGAACAGAGCAAGAGAAAGGTATGGGATTTCGAAGCGTTAGAAGATTTAAAGCCCAAAATCGTGTTCAAATACCTCTATATATAAAGGTCATGGCACCGAAACCGAAAACGTCTCATCATGATTGGCACCGGAACATAAGCGGCAGGTCTAATCGGGAATATGTGTCATAATGACACATGACATCATGATGTCATCCAAACTCATGGACAGCATAATGCCAGCAAATCGCCCAGAAAATTCGAAGCATTTGACATATGCGGCCCACAGAGGGCCACGTTACCTACTAGCCAGAACTATCATGACCTACGTAGCCGGCTTGATTAGCTCGACCACTAACAACACGATCCGTTCATCGAACCCGTTCGCGAAGCCGGCCtcaataagcggagggactaactgtatgggtcaaaattaaTCTTTAGAATACTTAAGTCAAAATAATACTGGTGGAATGTTCCCAACTATCACTTGTCAAAGTAATCTAAGAAACGGTGAAGTCTGTGGTCGAAGAGTCAACAAGGGCTGAAGCCGAGGAGTCATCAAGGATCAAGGCCAATATCGAGCACCCTTGACAGAGTTATAACGGCTAGTTTCAAGATAGGACATAAAAGAGAATATTCTCTGAACTTGTACTGTTAGGATTTTTAGGAGCATGTTCCCTTTAAATAGAATGAAGCACAATGATAGGGGACATGTGATATTCATTTGTAAAATACACTTTGACTTTAAAGAGAGAATCAGATCTTATTGTAAGCATACAAAATAACCTTTTCACTAAGATTCTCATTCCTACTTTCCCTCTGGATTCGAGAATAACTCAGATATTCAAAGGCTTATCTATTATTCATCATTGTTAGAAGGAACATTCACTGATTTCATCCTTTCTTGGGTGACTCATCCGTTCTATTTACATAAGTGTCATTTATTATTGTTCATCACTATTTAATGCTATATTACTTCCTTTGACTTCTTAAATATTGATTGTGTGCCGTCATTGCTAGTGAaaatatttctgcatatcattTATTGCACTTCCGAGAATTTCATCTTTGGAATATTATTGTTAGGTAAGATTAATCCTCATTAATATAAATTTAATTAGTTGAACCAAgatctatattttttggtaaatAGTATACCCATGAACTTGAACTTCGACTTGTGCTCGCAGTGCCTTTTAGAACTCGCATGTCTTCAAACTAAGACGCAGGGGTTGCTCATATATGCAGTAATAACTTGATATTATAATTagtttatttatatttataaattgaattttgcttcttctttttttttttttttttgcaaatcaCTGGTGGAGTATATTAGTAAGGTAATGTCGTGttgtaatttttttatataataaatagataaaagaaatgtTACGAATCAAAGTAAAGGAGGTGGACGTAATATCTAAATCACCTGGGAGGTTATTGTTACGGAAACTAAAATAACTGTTCTATCATTTTGAGCTTTTCAAGTCATAGTATATGCATTAACATGTGTCAGGAAATTAAAAGCTCTCTTCTAAGAATAAACTAGAAAGAGAGGTGCTAAATTCCCTGGAACCAGCAACTCTAAAATGAACCTGTGAAATGAAGGTTACTTGTTATATATATTTAGACAATCTATATTTAAGCATAGCCACTAGCTAGTAAAACTTTTATGTATAAATATTACCCCACTTTCCTCATATCATTTACCCTTATCCCATTGGTTTTCTCCTTCTTTCTACGCTAaaacaaagcaaaggaaaaagcAATGGCCCTCCAAACACAAACTATGCTTGTTGTTATTGCCATTTCTTTCTTCCTAGCAATCCTTCCCTCTAAGGCATATGAGTACCCATCAACATCTCTTTCACCATCACCATCCTTAGATTCATCCTCAGATTCATCATCtgtctcctcctcctcctcctcctctcaAATCTTTGACATTCCCACAAAACCTCTAGTTGCCAAAGCAAGTGATATTCCTTCATTTGTCAAAGCAAGTATGGTTGGTACCATGACCAAGACCGAGGAATTCATCAAGAATGTCATTGATAAAAGGTTGGCAAATAAAAAAATGGATAGCTATCAAAAGGATTGCCTCGAGACATGCAAGGAAGTTTACGAAGACGCCATGGATTCCATGACGAAGGCCACAGAAGATGTCAATTTAGGAAATTACTTCAAAGCCAATGTGGATATTAGTGCCATGACCTCATTCATTGAGACTTGCAAAGACTGTGCTGCCGAGATGTATGGAGATGACCCTGCCTTTCAGAAATTTCAGAATTGGGCTGAAGGCATTGCCAGCGATTGTCTTGATAAAGTCGCTGGCGCGAGCAGTTAATATAGTATTCAATTTATAACATATGAAACCAAGAGTTGTTGGTTGCTCTATAAGTCAAGTGGTTTGGTGGAATAACTGTGACgttttgaaagagaagaaaagggaagaaagtGATATTATGAGACGGTTTTTCAACATTTTCCTTGTGTCTTCTTTACACTGTGGATTGTGTTGTATTAAGGGGGAAAATGTGGTGATGACTCTATGCTACATAGTACTGTTTGATTAAACTATATATAATGAATCTATTTCACATATTTCGATTCAAGTAGCTCTAAATTTTATTGTTTTCCATCCTTAGTTCAATTGATTTAAACTACgcacaacaacatcaaattaagttCCAAGTCTCATTCTGATAATCTCCAATAGTGGGTGTCCGCTTGTACTTGTCATAGCCTCCTTCCTACAATCTTTCTTCGTTGCTCAGCCAAAGGTCTAGTAGAAACTGCTTAATCGAGGGAAACTAGAAGTCTGACTGGCCAGAAAAAGGTTATCCAAGAAGGCTCTGAGAATCCACTTTTTAGGAATATATTGGTGCCATTCTTCTAAGAAAATAATAAAGTAGGGCAATAGTTGACTCTTAGCACTTGAACTAATTGAACAAGGAGGGCAGGGGGTGCTTATTGTATATAAACGCTGCTCTCCCTTCTCTGACAAAGTTTCACTAGTGAACGTTTGAGCTCTCAAATGCCTTCTTTGTCGGTTCATGCTTATGCATTTTTCTCATCATCTTCTTGGTCCTCTTCTCAGTAGCCTGCTCCCAGGCAACCCCAGATAAGCTTATCTCTGCCAACATTCTTGCCAACTACTACTAATGTCATCAAAGATGATCAATATAAATCTGCGCAAATATTACTAAAAGCTGAATTCATTAACCTTGAAAGGTAATAGGCGCATTGGTTAGTTCAAAAGGATACTCATAATGCCTTGATCCTAAAAGAAAAATATGCCTTGAATGAGTTTTATATGCAGATGCGGGATCCTCAGATGACATGCTCAATTAGTTGCAAACCTCGCATTACCAATTGCTCCTCCCAGTACGTGTTTATTGCTATCATAGATGATGAATTCCCTAGTGAAATTCATTTTAGTAGCACCGAGGTTCAGCAGGCATTGAACAACTAGCTCCACATAACTTGTCTCAGAAGATGATATAACAAAATCTGCAGAGAAAGACCCCTGCCACATATGGTGGAATCTAGAACATGCTTCAGAAACCTACATAGGTGCCATTAACAACACTTGCAGACTGTTCTTTGGGATGGTATTGCACTTGAATGCTTCAGAAACGTACTATAGAAAAAATGTATGGGTACTACCAGTGTCAATCAAGATTTGAACAGTGATGATGTCCAGTAATCCTTTGTTAATACCCAAAATAGACAAAAACTTACTGAAAATTTTGACAGACTTGCTGAATGAACAGGTCAGTCAAGTTGAAGGCCAGCCTCTTGAACTCACGTCAGCTGCTTCGTTGAGCAAGAGTCATTTGCCTTTTACATGCTAGGGGCTACGCCTAGAATAAACCCGCCTTAATCAATTAAGCAAAGACTTGACCCGTAATTACACCCAAACTAAGCGGGTAAGGCAGAATTTACCATGACAAGAATAAGTTATTGTATTAGACTTACTCAAGAAGATCAGCTTCTACAGTAGGTGGAATTAGTAAATTATTAACCGCAAACCAAGGAACGTATACGGATCAACTGAATGAGGATCAAGTCGGCTAATTAAATAGAGTTCTAGAATAAGGAAGGACAGTCAATAAAGCTGCCAACTACCACCCCATGATCTGGAACATACAAAATTTTGGAGGGATGCAAAGGGGTACGGGTAAAGCATGCCCAATAGCTAGTCATATCTCTATGAATATGCCAAAattgtacataatatcatcatcCAAATTGAACATATCATGTTCCTCTTTCTACCAATTCAATATAATTTTAAAagccttttcttttatttatggGTTCCTCTAGTATTCCTTTTacatattttgttatttattgcACTTTTAAGCTATTCATCAAATCACCAAGTACTAGTCTTTCGTACCTTTCACCAATTATGACCTCTTGTACAGTGACTCATAACCCATAACTAAGAGACAAAGTCCTCTTAGTATATTGCTTGAAGTGGAATCATCCTTGTGAATCACCTGTCTTTAGCTTCTTAGCTTAATCGACTATGAGAAGATTCACCAATGCCCTTATTGGCCAGAAGCCTAATGAAGCATTCAAAGCATAGTGTGTCATAAAGAGACGCTCTCACATAACAGATGAGTTAGACTCCTCTTGTTCCTCACAAGTTAGGCAATCTATTCTCCACTCAAATCCACCTTCAGAAAATAAACCTGGTTAGAACCCTTGCACATATGTCATAACACAATTTCTTTATCACAAAAGCAGATACACCTTTTTCCCTTCTATCATGATCCTCTTAATTAAACTTCAAAAGAATCTAATTCAGATAGCCTAGAAAAAAATTAAGGGTTGGTAGCACTCAGAGTAGGAGTCTTAAGCTAGAGAATTACCTCCAGAATCCATCATAGTGGAGTGTTTAGGTTTGGTGCAGACCCCCGAATCTGCGTACATGATGTTCTTCCTCCACTTTactttcttcttcaattcctaGCTGGAATTCTTCAATTCAGCCGCCACTCTGAAAGTTGTTGCACAAGCTCATTGAGCTTTATATCCTTGGCAGGCTCCTCATCTCATCGAATCACTTTAGGCATTTTCCATCATATTGTGAAGGCAATCGTCTTCGCTACCAACTGAACGATAATTCATAATCTCAGATGAGTTTGATATGAAGCAACTGAATTAAGAGATCTCGAAAGACCTCAAAGATTCAACTTAAGTTTGAGAAGCCTCTTGCGCGTTGGTAGGAAGTAGAGAGGTTCTGTGAAATTTTCGGAATGAACTATAACATATACTACTATTTATATCTCATTTCTCATGCAATACAACTGGTGTTGACTAAATACTCCATTGTAACTCACTCATCTCACTTGCGCTGCTCTCTGAGTTAGTGTAAATCGGACTCTTTTCACTTCATGCAATTAACATGTGCTTCATCAACTGTAACTAACTGATTTAACTGCCCTCAAATGCATAACAGTTAATCAAAGAAACGCTTGTGAGCTAATTTTAACCCAAGACTTCAGCTGAAATTGGCACCGACTAATTTTGAGCTGCCATTTGGTTTAACACCATTGAGCAAAGAGCATAGTTACAAAAATGAACTTTTAATTTGACGTTATCTTACTTATATGGTTACATGTATATTActtcctctgtttcaatttatatgtCTTACTTTCCTTTTCAGTATGCTCCAAAAAGTATGTCACTTT
This genomic stretch from Nicotiana sylvestris chromosome 9, ASM39365v2, whole genome shotgun sequence harbors:
- the LOC104224387 gene encoding uncharacterized protein, with the protein product MALQTQTMLVVIAISFFLAILPSKAYEYPSTSLSPSPSLDSSSDSSSVSSSSSSSQIFDIPTKPLVAKASDIPSFVKASMVGTMTKTEEFIKNVIDKRLANKKMDSYQKDCLETCKEVYEDAMDSMTKATEDVNLGNYFKANVDISAMTSFIETCKDCAAEMYGDDPAFQKFQNWAEGIASDCLDKVAGASS